One genomic segment of Kiritimatiella glycovorans includes these proteins:
- a CDS encoding type II secretion system F family protein, whose amino-acid sequence MPGFRYIVLQGGIRREGTLEAASEREAAERLRADGASVLSLAPAPAGHTGSGKSKFLERLLDRITIRSSSVELVLRQLGSLLRSGVPILTALTALARTAPPPMQKALRHTAERIREGKSFSKALAENLPGIDRVTIGLLGVGEANGTLDTMAVHAAGLKERARKTREQILQAFSYPTVVLVAAMGIGAFMVRKVFPAVMKFIESSRKGVELPLPTRMVIALDGFLTEYGLYVLLAPVVLVVLVVALRRTARSGEWVDAIALRVPLLGGVLRFHANAMWCSTMGSLLGSGLDVLAAVDLVRGTMSNWIYAAQFERVRAMLRDGSSLSKSIEATELYRLTPMAHTLVSVSEEGGHMDESLLEVGRFSEDQLTRRVTLLSKLVEPAVFVVVGGFVGLVYFGFYLAVLTATRAAR is encoded by the coding sequence ATGCCTGGATTCCGCTACATCGTTTTGCAGGGCGGCATACGGCGTGAAGGCACGCTGGAGGCGGCATCGGAACGCGAAGCGGCCGAACGCCTGCGGGCCGACGGCGCCAGCGTGCTGTCGCTGGCCCCGGCGCCGGCCGGCCATACGGGTTCGGGGAAATCGAAGTTCCTGGAACGGCTGCTGGACCGCATCACGATCCGATCCAGCAGCGTCGAGCTGGTGTTGCGGCAACTCGGCTCGCTCCTGCGTTCCGGCGTGCCGATCCTCACGGCGCTGACCGCCCTGGCGCGCACGGCCCCGCCGCCCATGCAAAAGGCGCTGCGGCACACGGCGGAACGCATTCGCGAAGGCAAGTCGTTCAGCAAGGCCCTGGCCGAGAATCTGCCGGGGATCGACCGGGTGACCATCGGTTTGCTGGGCGTGGGCGAGGCCAACGGCACGCTCGACACCATGGCCGTGCATGCGGCGGGGCTCAAGGAGCGCGCGCGCAAGACCCGCGAGCAGATTCTACAGGCGTTCAGCTATCCCACCGTCGTGCTCGTGGCGGCCATGGGTATTGGCGCGTTCATGGTGCGCAAGGTCTTTCCGGCGGTGATGAAGTTCATCGAATCCAGCCGTAAAGGCGTCGAATTGCCGCTGCCCACGCGCATGGTCATTGCGCTTGACGGTTTCCTGACCGAGTACGGGTTGTATGTCCTGCTCGCCCCGGTGGTGCTGGTCGTGCTTGTGGTGGCCTTGCGGCGCACGGCGCGTTCCGGCGAATGGGTGGACGCGATCGCGCTGCGGGTTCCGCTGCTGGGCGGTGTGTTGCGCTTCCATGCCAACGCGATGTGGTGTTCCACGATGGGTTCGCTGCTGGGCAGCGGCCTCGACGTGCTGGCGGCCGTGGATCTCGTGCGGGGCACGATGAGCAATTGGATTTACGCGGCGCAGTTCGAGCGCGTGCGCGCGATGCTGCGCGACGGTTCCAGTTTGAGCAAGAGCATCGAGGCCACGGAGTTGTACCGGCTCACGCCGATGGCGCACACGCTGGTCAGCGTCAGCGAGGAAGGCGGCCACATGGACGAGAGTCTGCTGGAGGTCGGCCGATTTTCGGAGGATCAGCTCACCCGCCGTGTGACGTTGCTCAGTAAACTGGTCGAACCCGCCGTATTCGTTGTGGTGGGGGGCTTTGTCGGGCTCGTATATTTCGGGTTCTACCTGGCCGTGCTGACGGCCACGCGGGCGGCGAGGTAG
- a CDS encoding GspE/PulE family protein, translated as MSGQQTVDLSKVAIAEAALARVPARLARRYGLLPVALEGETLTVAQANPDDPIGVMELESRLGMRVRTVTASRPEAVARAIERYYAGAAGDETPTALAALERLVNRAIQIHCSDIHLDPEEGMGVARMRVDGMMRVVSEYPPAFMADLISAVKVAARLDISERRAPQDGQIVMDSLGESIAMRVAVIPTTHGEKVTLRILATAAVSEELDRLDALGMSEMHYGMMRAALEQAYGVILLSGPTGSGKTTTLYAALRHLREPGTQHILTIENPVEIPLKGVNQIQIDGERVSFAKALRSVLRHDPDIVMIGEIRDPETADIAVKSALTGHIVLATLHANTSVSVITRLLNLGVSRELAASTLRLVVAQRLVRRPCPHCVVREPATEAQCAEFGWNPAAPPQVARARGCAFCGQLGYAGRLGLYEMTPVDRALRDLVVADASEDSMADFAFEQRKLPTLAQDGADKVAAGLTTPEEVRRVTFVGEVDV; from the coding sequence ATGAGCGGGCAACAGACAGTCGATCTCTCCAAGGTCGCCATTGCGGAGGCGGCCCTTGCGCGGGTCCCGGCGCGGCTGGCCCGGCGCTACGGGCTGCTGCCGGTGGCGCTGGAGGGCGAGACGCTGACCGTGGCGCAGGCCAATCCCGACGATCCCATCGGCGTCATGGAACTCGAAAGCCGGCTGGGCATGCGCGTTCGGACGGTGACCGCCTCGCGCCCGGAAGCGGTTGCCCGCGCGATCGAGCGATACTATGCCGGAGCGGCCGGCGACGAGACGCCGACGGCGCTGGCCGCGCTGGAGCGGCTGGTCAACCGGGCGATCCAGATTCACTGTTCGGACATCCATCTCGATCCCGAAGAAGGCATGGGCGTGGCGCGCATGCGCGTGGACGGCATGATGCGCGTCGTGAGCGAATATCCCCCCGCCTTCATGGCGGATTTGATCTCGGCGGTGAAGGTGGCGGCGCGGTTGGACATTTCCGAACGGCGCGCGCCCCAGGACGGCCAGATCGTGATGGACAGCCTGGGCGAGTCCATTGCCATGCGCGTGGCGGTGATTCCCACGACGCACGGCGAGAAGGTCACGCTGCGCATCCTGGCCACGGCGGCCGTATCGGAAGAGCTGGACCGGCTGGACGCGCTCGGCATGAGCGAGATGCACTACGGCATGATGCGCGCCGCGCTGGAACAGGCCTACGGCGTGATTCTGCTGTCCGGGCCGACCGGCAGCGGCAAGACCACGACGCTGTACGCCGCGCTGCGCCATCTGCGCGAACCGGGCACGCAGCATATCCTGACCATCGAGAACCCGGTCGAAATCCCGCTCAAAGGCGTGAACCAGATTCAGATCGACGGCGAGCGGGTGTCGTTCGCCAAGGCGCTGCGCAGCGTGCTGCGGCATGACCCGGATATCGTCATGATCGGCGAAATCCGCGACCCGGAAACGGCGGACATCGCGGTCAAGAGCGCGCTTACCGGGCACATCGTGCTGGCGACGCTGCACGCCAACACGTCGGTGTCCGTGATCACGCGCCTGCTGAATCTCGGCGTGTCGCGGGAACTGGCGGCCTCGACCCTGCGGCTGGTGGTGGCCCAGCGGCTCGTCCGGCGCCCCTGTCCGCATTGCGTCGTTCGCGAGCCCGCAACCGAAGCGCAATGCGCCGAGTTCGGCTGGAATCCGGCCGCGCCGCCGCAGGTTGCCCGCGCGCGCGGTTGCGCGTTCTGCGGCCAGCTCGGGTACGCGGGGCGTCTCGGGCTCTACGAAATGACGCCCGTGGACCGCGCGCTGCGCGACCTGGTCGTGGCCGATGCATCGGAGGATAGCATGGCCGATTTCGCATTCGAGCAGCGCAAGCTGCCGACCCTGGCGCAGGACGGGGCGGACAAGGTGGCGGCCGGGCTCACCACGCCGGAGGAAGTGCGGCGGGTGACGTTCGTCGGGGAGGTTGACGTCTGA
- a CDS encoding GxxExxY protein gives MGMVEAELTEQIIGAAIEVHKHWGPGLYEEIYERSLCHELRLRSVASETQVRLPLLYKGERVGEDLRLDLVVHGKVVVELKAVKELEPIHEAQLLTYMKLTGCRVGLLINFNVPVLKHGIKRMVL, from the coding sequence ATGGGCATGGTGGAAGCAGAGCTGACGGAGCAGATCATCGGGGCGGCCATCGAGGTGCACAAGCACTGGGGTCCCGGTCTGTACGAGGAGATTTACGAAAGAAGCCTATGCCACGAGTTGCGCCTTCGCAGCGTAGCGTCCGAGACCCAGGTGAGATTGCCCCTGCTGTACAAGGGTGAGCGAGTCGGCGAGGACTTGCGCCTGGACCTCGTCGTGCACGGGAAAGTGGTTGTGGAACTGAAGGCCGTCAAGGAACTGGAGCCCATTCACGAAGCGCAATTGCTCACCTACATGAAGCTGACCGGATGCAGAGTCGGGTTGCTTATCAATTTCAATGTTCCCGTGCTCAAGCATGGCATCAAACGGATGGTTCTATGA
- a CDS encoding type II secretion system protein — protein MKELTTETPRHGGPQRERKRRVFSVFPCLRGERPLSKELTTETPRHGVPQRARNSKRFSVPTPLAWQGPCLPRRRRGLRGERPLSADAAPASDPRAGMTLIELVVVLALMAGLASMMLVGASDLANRGRYDETVTRMRLIREAVVGNGVEAGRFVRDMGRLPNSLGELVTSTNTFQHLSYSFDVPGYAPITAGLHAGWAGPYVVASDTNFYDGFGEPIELINGTQLVARVKDRAGWLTNDVEYSFASVSNCWLRVEVRALHRNPRLALCAWMSPNTNAPSLWSSTTNYFPGDLCSTNADVYVCMSTNSNEPPSVTGTNWYALPQHEFLTAGNVLLAVPNTTGPLSKSLTAGTPVVFSNLFPGIRQVFAYGFNAGGGTTNNAWHSGAQSVEIRPGANFITLYLAEQLQREP, from the coding sequence ATGAAAGAACTCACCACAGAGACACCGAGGCACGGAGGGCCGCAGAGAGAGCGGAAGCGCAGAGTCTTCTCCGTGTTTCCGTGCCTCCGTGGTGAGCGTCCGCTTTCCAAAGAACTCACCACGGAGACACCGAGGCACGGAGTGCCGCAGAGGGCGAGGAATAGCAAACGCTTCTCCGTGCCCACGCCCCTGGCGTGGCAAGGTCCGTGTTTACCACGCCGGAGGCGTGGCCTCCGTGGTGAGCGTCCGCTTTCCGCCGATGCTGCACCGGCGTCAGACCCGCGCGCGGGCATGACGCTGATCGAGCTGGTGGTCGTCCTGGCCCTGATGGCCGGCCTGGCGAGCATGATGCTGGTTGGCGCCAGCGATCTCGCCAACCGGGGCCGCTACGACGAAACGGTCACGCGCATGCGCCTGATCCGCGAAGCCGTCGTCGGCAACGGCGTGGAAGCCGGCCGCTTCGTCCGCGACATGGGGAGGTTGCCGAATTCGCTGGGTGAACTCGTTACCAGCACCAACACGTTCCAGCACCTTTCGTATAGTTTCGATGTGCCTGGCTATGCGCCCATTACTGCCGGTTTACACGCGGGCTGGGCCGGACCCTATGTGGTTGCTTCGGACACCAATTTCTACGACGGATTCGGCGAGCCGATCGAGTTGATCAACGGAACACAGCTCGTGGCGAGAGTGAAAGACCGTGCGGGTTGGCTGACCAATGACGTGGAATACTCCTTTGCGAGCGTTTCGAACTGCTGGCTACGGGTGGAGGTACGTGCTCTGCACAGGAACCCACGACTCGCTCTCTGCGCATGGATGAGCCCCAACACGAATGCGCCATCCCTCTGGTCGTCCACCACAAACTACTTTCCGGGCGACCTGTGCAGCACCAACGCGGATGTCTATGTCTGTATGTCGACGAACAGCAATGAACCTCCGTCCGTGACCGGTACAAACTGGTATGCATTGCCCCAGCACGAGTTTCTGACTGCTGGAAACGTCCTCCTGGCCGTTCCCAATACAACGGGGCCTCTGTCAAAATCGCTCACGGCAGGAACCCCGGTTGTGTTCTCGAACCTGTTTCCGGGGATCAGGCAGGTCTTTGCGTACGGGTTCAACGCAGGCGGCGGCACAACGAATAACGCGTGGCATTCGGGAGCCCAATCCGTTGAGATCCGGCCCGGCGCGAACTTCATCACCCTCTATCTAGCGGAGCAACTCCAAAGGGAGCCGTAG